In Methanothrix sp., the sequence ACTCCGTACCGATCCTCAAATCGGTCAGAGTAGAGGCGGATGCATCGAATTTGCCATTATCAACACAGCCACTTATGAGAATTATAAAAATAAATGCTACTGCAAATGCTGTATGTGATAGCTTCGATAATATCCTTCTGCACTTCATGAACACGCACCTCAGACATTGCAGGTCATTATCATGGGGATACCCTTTGATCTCGCATCATCGAATTTCTCCTTGAACGTGAACTGGTACTCCTTTTCGATAGAATGGCCGGTTGTGGTTGTGATGCTGGCCCGGATCAGGAACCCTCCCCAGCACCATATCCATATCTCAAAGTTGCTATCCCGATCTTCAGAGACAACCACCGGGTTCGGGAACGTTGGATGCAGCAGATATGTCACCTTCTTGACCTTATCCACGTCAGGTCCTGTTATGAAGATCCTGTTCCTCACGATCACGTAATTGCCTCTCACACAGTAGAGCACACGACGGTCTTTATCAGAGTACACATCGCTGGCAATCTCCACGTTCAGACTGGTGTTATCTGTATCGTTTGAGGGTACCGCAGCAGATATGGTGAGGTTCTGTTGAGCTGGTGGCGGCAGGGTTGTATTGTTCACCGGCAGATGGGGTGTGGTTAATCTCTTGGATTCGATCCCGGGCCCTTCGAATTGAGCCGCCTCTGCAAAGGCTGCTGTTAATAGCATGATCACACATATCGGAGCCAGTTTCCTGCGCATATCTATCAGCTGCATGACATACCAGCTTCAGATACCTGCACTCAAACAGCATATCCGAGGGATCGAGCCCTCGAATACGCTGAATTCGCCTCTTCGTTCCTGCCAAGCCTCTCCAGGATAACTCCCCTGGTTCTCCAGGCAACAGGATCGCGCGGGTTCAGCTGAACAACATCGGATATGCACTCCAGAGCCTCCTCGTATCTGTTCAGCATCATGAGAGCGTTGCATTTTCCGTTCAGCGCTTTTATGTTTGAGTTGTTAATTCTCAGGGACTCGTTGTAGCACGCGATTGCCTCATCATACCTCTCGAGGGAGAGCAGAACCATTCCCTTGTTGCACCAGACATCTGCGTTCGATTGATCGATGCTGAGCGACTTGTTATAGCACTCCAGCGCATCGCTGTACGCACCCAGCTCAGCCAGAGCAACACCTTTTCCGTTCCAGACGGACGCATCATGTACATTCGTCTCTATGGATCTGTTGTAGCTTTCAAGAGCATCCCTGTACCTCCCCAGACCGAGCTGTGCATCCCCCATGCCCTTCCAGACGCCTGAATCCGCACTTCCTGACACGACCAGTCGATTGTATATCTCCAGCGACTCTCCGTACCGGCCGAGAGCGTTCAGGGTCATCGCCTTTCCCCGCAGTGCAGCCGCATTTGATGGGTCAATAGACAGAGCCGTATCATAGCTCTGCAGCGCGGCTTCGAGCTCGCCCAGCATTGAGAGCGAGTCTCCCCTGCCGATCCATGCAGCAACATCTGCTGATGAGAGGTTTATCGCATGCTCATAGCACTGGAGCGCATTTCTGTAATCCTGCAGGCTGCTGTGCGCTCTGGCCTTTCCCTTCCATGCAGCGATGCTTGTGGGATCCATGGAAACTGCTTTTTCGAAGCGCTCGATGGCATCGCGGCTGTTTCCGAGATCCACCATGACGTTTCCGGTGAGCACAAGTGCCTCGACGCTGTGCGGATTCAGTTCTGAAGCTTTCCTGTATTCGTTAAGCGCGTCCTCTTTCCTGCCGAGCTTCTCGTACACCCTCCCGATGGACAGCCACGTGTCTGAATTGGATGGATCCAGAGAGAGCGATTTATTGTAGCTGTGAATTGCATCGAGGTATCTGCCGAGAGAGGCCAGTGCCCTGCCGTTCATCGCCCATGCAAAGGCGCTGTTGGGATTGATCTGCAGGGATCTGTTGCTCGCATTGAGCGCTTCTTCATACCTTCCCACAGAGACGAGCGACTCGGCCTTATTCGCCCATGCTGTTGCATAGTCCGGTGCGATCTTTATGGCCTGATCGTAGCATGCTATAGCCTCTTCATGCCTGTTCATCCTTGATAGCGTCGCACCCTTATTGTTCCACGCAGCTGCACTGGTGGGGTCGATGCGCAGACATCTCTCGTAACCATCCAGCGCCTCGTTATACCGTCCGAGAGCCGATAATGCATTGGACTTACCGTACCAGGCCTCCGCATACGATGGGTCGAGCTGGAGCGCTTTTTCATAGCTGCTGAGCGCTTCGGTGTGTCTCGACAGCTCGAAGAGAACATCTCCCCGGTCCTTCCAGATGGTGGCGTCAGACTGGTGGAGCTGTATGGTGATGTTGAAGTTAACAAGGGATTCATTCAGCCGTCCGAGCTTGTAGAGGGCAAATGAATACCCATGCCAGTAATCTGCATTCTTATCGGAGATCTCTATTAATTTTTTAAAAGATTGAAGAGCATCCTCGTATTTTCCTAATGCGAGCTGTGTTATGGCAATGTCTTTTTTATATTCCAATGTATATTCATAATAGTATGAATAACCTGGCATCATATTATTAAGTGTGCTGTTGTAAATTTTCAGGGCATTCTCGTAATATCCCAATTTGTATAAAGCGTCTCCCTGGTGATTTTTTACAACATAATATGATTTTCCCTGATTATTCCGTGCATCTCTAATTGCATTGTTGTAACATTCCAGTGCATCAATATAATTTCTAGACTTATAAAAATTATCTCCTTTAACAAGCCACGTATTACCGGTGCAATCCGAATCCGTACATCCCCACGTCGGCCCGCTATCAATTGACAGTATGCAGAATGCTGGGGAGATCAGGAAGAACATCACGTAACAAAAAATGAGAAACTTTGTGTTCATACTGCCTCCCTCCTTGTAGAGTTGCCGTACCCCAGTTCTTCAGCTTTTGATAGTGCTTTCTGTGCCTCTTCGGTGCTCCCGAGTATCTCGAGAACAACACCCTTTTCATGCCACGCCAGGGAGTCGGACGGATTCAGCTCGATGGCCTTGTTGTAGCATCTCAATGCCTCCTCGTACATCCCTGTGCTGTTGAATGCAAGACCCTTGCCATACCAGCCAGCAGAGCTCCACGGGTTCAGATTTATGACCTTATCGAAGCATTTGATGGCGTCCTCTGATCTGTTCATCGCAATCAGGACCATGCCCTTGTTCAGCCAGGAGGTCTCGCTTTCTGGAGCTATCTTTGTTGATTTGTCAAGCGAATCCAGGGCAAGATCGTAATTTCTCAATCTGTAGTGGCACAGTCCTTTTAAATACCAGGCATCGGAATCCAGTGGGTTGATCTCCAGGGCCTTCTCGAGACTCTTTAGCGCATCACTGTACTTCCCCAGCTGATACTGCGCATGCCCCACAGTTCTCCACGCATCAGAGTCGAACGGGTTGAGCTCCTTTGCTTTTGTGGATGCGGTTATGGCCTCCTCATATTTTCCGGTCTCCAGAAGGACAATTCCTTTATTTTTCCAGACCTCCGCATTTTTACTGTCAAGATCGATGGACATGTTGTAGCAATGCAGGGCCTCTTCGTACAGTCCCAGTTTCGACAGGGAATCTCCTTTTCCTGCCCATGCGGATGGGTTTGATGCATTGCGATCTATGCTCTGAGTGTAGCTCGCAACTGCATCTTCATATCGACCCAGCCTGTAGAGAGCAAGACCTCTGTTGAGCCAGGCTTCTGCGAGTGTCGGATCTTTTTCCAGGGACTGATTTATGCTTTCCAGCGCCTCCTCATACCTGCCCAGATTGTTGAGCGCGATTCCCCTGAGCAGATAAGGTTCCGAGTTACCGGGATCGTATGAAATCGCCTTTTCACTGGCATTAAGCGCATCTTTATGTCTTCCAAGTTTGCTCAGAACTCTGGCTTTTGCAGCCCAAGCTTTGCCGAAGGATGGCAAAAGATCAAGTGATTTGTTATAGCTGTCAAGCGCAAGATTGTATGAGCCCATTCTGTAGAACGCCTCGCCACGACCCAACCATGCCTCCGCATTCAGCGGATCCACAGAAATGGTCTTGTTGAAGTTATCCAGGGCATCTCTGTACTTACCAAGCATCAACAGGGTTGTTCCTCTGGCGTTCAGTGCAACCGTACTGGATGCATCGAGATCAACAGCTTTCGAGTATGCATCCAGTGCACTTTTATACATACCAGATGCATAAAAAGCATCTCCCTTCAGCATCCATGCATTTATGTTTGATGGATCAATATCGAGTGATTTGTTTACAGCTAGAAGGGAGATGTCATAAGACCCTTTATTATAATATTCTTTTGCATTCTCAAACCAGTAATCGGCAGTGTACTCCCCCAAGGAGCACGAAATGTAACAGAGCATCAACACCGAAGTGACAGCACATAGCGTGATGGCATTCTTCAAATACTACCCTCCTATAAAAATACCCTCCTATAAATCCGTCACATAATATGCATAAACTCTATATAAATTTTGTTCGGTCGAGACGATGTCCAGTCCGAAAGTCCTGACGCTCTTATCCATTTGATGACTTGCCCGAAGGAGCAGGGGTCATGCTATGCGTTCGTTTTGACGAATGAATGCTTTCAGCGACCACATTGCATGCTCTGCAAGTTGCTACGCACATAAGAGCGTATATTGTGTATAATTTATTGTAAGATTGTAATAACAATATTTATTACTAAATACATAAAATTACTTCCATGCGTCTGCTGGAGCTGGTGGATCTCACAGTATCGTTCCCAACAGTCGATGGTGTTGTTAGAGCTGTCGACCATGTTCATCTCAGCATAGATAATGTAGAGCGGATGGGCCTGATAGGCGAGACAGGGTGCGGAAAAACCGTGCTTGGCATGTCGATTATCCGATTGCTGCACCCCTCGGCGAGGGTTGGGGGGCGCATTCTGTACCGTGGGCGAGATCTGCTGGAGATCAGCGCTCGTGACATGCAGCGGTTGAGAGGAAAGGAGATAGCTCTGATACCCCAGAACCCCACAACATCCCTGAACCCTGTCCTGAGGGTTGGAGACCAGATCGCAGAGGTCATTCAGCTTCACCACGGAATGAGCAAGACAGAGGCTTGGAGACTCGCGGT encodes:
- a CDS encoding tetratricopeptide repeat protein yields the protein MEYKKDIAITQLALGKYEDALQSFKKLIEISDKNADYWHGYSFALYKLGRLNESLVNFNITIQLHQSDATIWKDRGDVLFELSRHTEALSSYEKALQLDPSYAEAWYGKSNALSALGRYNEALDGYERCLRIDPTSAAAWNNKGATLSRMNRHEEAIACYDQAIKIAPDYATAWANKAESLVSVGRYEEALNASNRSLQINPNSAFAWAMNGRALASLGRYLDAIHSYNKSLSLDPSNSDTWLSIGRVYEKLGRKEDALNEYRKASELNPHSVEALVLTGNVMVDLGNSRDAIERFEKAVSMDPTSIAAWKGKARAHSSLQDYRNALQCYEHAINLSSADVAAWIGRGDSLSMLGELEAALQSYDTALSIDPSNAAALRGKAMTLNALGRYGESLEIYNRLVVSGSADSGVWKGMGDAQLGLGRYRDALESYNRSIETNVHDASVWNGKGVALAELGAYSDALECYNKSLSIDQSNADVWCNKGMVLLSLERYDEAIACYNESLRINNSNIKALNGKCNALMMLNRYEEALECISDVVQLNPRDPVAWRTRGVILERLGRNEEANSAYSRARSLGYAV
- a CDS encoding tetratricopeptide repeat protein, translating into MKNAITLCAVTSVLMLCYISCSLGEYTADYWFENAKEYYNKGSYDISLLAVNKSLDIDPSNINAWMLKGDAFYASGMYKSALDAYSKAVDLDASSTVALNARGTTLLMLGKYRDALDNFNKTISVDPLNAEAWLGRGEAFYRMGSYNLALDSYNKSLDLLPSFGKAWAAKARVLSKLGRHKDALNASEKAISYDPGNSEPYLLRGIALNNLGRYEEALESINQSLEKDPTLAEAWLNRGLALYRLGRYEDAVASYTQSIDRNASNPSAWAGKGDSLSKLGLYEEALHCYNMSIDLDSKNAEVWKNKGIVLLETGKYEEAITASTKAKELNPFDSDAWRTVGHAQYQLGKYSDALKSLEKALEINPLDSDAWYLKGLCHYRLRNYDLALDSLDKSTKIAPESETSWLNKGMVLIAMNRSEDAIKCFDKVINLNPWSSAGWYGKGLAFNSTGMYEEALRCYNKAIELNPSDSLAWHEKGVVLEILGSTEEAQKALSKAEELGYGNSTRREAV